Genomic window (Culex pipiens pallens isolate TS chromosome 3, TS_CPP_V2, whole genome shotgun sequence):
ctgagctaacgacctaacctttttttaggttagtccgggaccaacatttacttcccgtccgacggaaggcgtgatcagacaaatctcgtctcgaaaaatgccactgggaccgtctgggatcgaacccaggccgactgggtgagaggcaatcacgcttacccctacaccacggtcccggtcaTTGAattagaaattaattaaaaacatgaagttACCACAGGTGGGGTTCACGATCCCCTGTCCTTTAGATTGGAAAGCAAAATGCATTCCACTTTaccgtggagcattggtagcttAATGAGGACCTTATAGGctgatatagttgaatccagGAATCGGATGAGAATAcaagttgaatgcaagttgaatttcAGAACTAAACAAGATTGCAGACGCATCTGAAATTGAATCTAAATTACCCAAATTACCTCGCTAAaaagaggtattagactatggcaaacaaacaaactcgcactttatcgcgtatgacagtttgccaaactcgcaaacttgtttgcggcaaactcgcaaacaagataaaatccagagttttttttgaaaaggaccaataaactattgtctttcatatgtttataggacctaataaaaaaaaactctagaaatgtatgcaagctgacctttctgcaaacaaatgttggcggacaaactgacaaactgtcaaaatgtgcgagtttgtgtgtttgtttgccGCAGTCTTATACCTCCTTTATAGAAACTTACTTgtggataccgtggagattttccctcgccccccttaaaaaagtggagcatcaacactttctgtcttccaaatccctttccaTGTCCCTGGTGGGCGGTacagatgggagcggccggcaatggatggctgccatggtggtgcgAATCTGGTTCaagtggaattggttctattccttATTATCGATTTAAAGGCAAGTCTGCAATCTGCTAAAATCAACGTCTCCTAGTGAAGCGAAAGGGATGTTAGTAACGCTTGTTGCTACTAGGAGAGCTGCTTTACAAGTGCCAAGAACCTGAAATGGTGTTAATAGgtagggatttcaggtcagtaCGCGTTTCACACAAGtacgtaaacatttgtaattttaaCTCCAGCAACCCaaatcaaccaaacttcaggactaTGCACAGAATGGTAAACCAACACaaatgtgtttgttattgtttacattgcgtgctcccgtttttgtttattcaaggtcaaacaataaaacgcgtttttctcggaactcGGGTAAGTGTggtgacagcaatcatttgaaGCAGTCATGGGCCAAGCGATCGAAATTTCGGAAGATTCTAACGAACGGGCTCTGAGCGAACGATAGATGAAGGGAGAGTCCACGAGTGATTTTGCGTTGTGCTCATGTGTTCGTATTTTGGAAGATAGAAGTCGAAGAATCggtctattgaaaaaaaaatctgttttgcaatttcgtcgtgaaactacttacttttcctgtcattcttgaacgacgaaaaagcctacttttctgtaccaaaaataacagaatcgaatagcaacacttttcaaaataaatgctgaaaagttctacttttcagcaatgaaatgggtgctgaaaagttgaacttttcaacacttgtttcgaaaagtaacactattcaacatttttttgatttattgacaaaatacatgaaaattttacttaaaatttcactcaatgggtgtttttcggaattgcaaaaactgttgtatggaactcgttgcaaaacttgattttttcagcacgagtcgtacatttatctaacgaggttcacctctttttgcaacttggtgcataaactactatttcaagaTATCTCAAGATTGAAAGACAAATGCATGCATGTAGATTGAATTCCCTTATAAAAACATATCAatagatttattgaaaaattctaCAATAAACGTTACAAATCTATTCATTTCTTACACTTCAATGAAAGGTGGTCAACTAATCTAAAACAAAAGCGTCTGCTTCCTTCACTCCACCGCGGACGACTTCCGGCCCGCCTTCTCCTCCTTGTCCATGTGCAGCTGCTTGAGCAGCGCCTTGTTGATCACGTTCAGCACGTCCATCTGGGTCGAGTAGAACAGATAGTCGTCCTTGATGCCGTTGATCTGGGCCGCCACAAAGTTTCCCAAGCTGCGGGCCCGGTCCGACTCGACAGAGATCGGTTCAACTTGTTCGACGGAGGTGTTGGCGGGCGTCGTTGCTGGCGTTCCGACGGGTTCGTGCTTGGGAAGGCTGGTGGGTGCGGCGGGGGTTTGAGTTTGCGGATGTGGCGCGGCGATTACATCGGTGCGGATGATCTTGACTGGGGTGGCGGCGGCCAGGTCGGCGGCGCTGATGACCTCGTGTTTGCGCTTCGCGACGACCGTGTTGGCGTCGGTGATTTCGAAGATGATTTCCTCCTTGGGGCCGTTGTGGGTCATCGAGGCGGACACGTTGTGGCTTTTGCGGACCATTTTCGTTTTGCCGAGCAGATCCTCCTTGGTGTCTACAGGTTAAAGAACGGGTTGAATTAGTCTTGAACAGGACTACGAGTGGGACTCCTTACCTTTGCCCGGTTGGGCACTCTGAATCTCGTACACAATCTCCGAGTCGTCGTTATCGTCCTCGTACACCTCGGTCTCGTAAGTCTCGTACTCTTCCTCGGCCTGCTGGTAGCTGTTGTCGTCGTCTTCGACAATTTCCGCTGCTCCGTTCCGTGGCCGGATGTGCTGTCGCAGGAAGGACAGATACGTGTACCACCAAACCGTTGGCACGTACTGGCCGCCCTTTTCCTGCGCCCGCCGAACCTTCCCGTACTCCTGGCCAAACTGGGTTCGCATGGTTTGGATCTTCTTCAGGATGTCGTTGGTGGTCGTGCCGGGCCGGTGATCTTCCAGCAGGTCGATGATCGTGTTCAGCGCCATCTGGCGTTCGCCCTTGTTGTAGTACTTGGGATGTCTCATGTTGTACAGAatcggatgctctttgtacaGCTTCAGCAGTACTTCCGTCGCGCCCCGCTTCCAGTCGATCGAACTCATCTTGGCACTTCCGGTGGCTCGGTTGCTCGCAGACTCACGGTCGTACGGTTCTATCGACAGTTGCAACAAAGAACCcgttttcatgaaaattcactTGCACACGACTCCCGGATTTCCCTAGAAGTGGCTTGCTTGCAAACAAAATGGAGAATGCAATTTTTGTACGCCGCCAGCTTGCATCCACCGATATCAACTTGAAAGTCAATTTGGCGCGTAATTATTGCAATCAAACCCAAATCCAAGCAATCCCTTGCACTTTTCACTCAAGTTTAAAACTCTTTCAAAACAATACTAAACTATTCACCCCAAAATCAAACTAATCTTGCAAGAAAGTTGTCAAAAGTGACGTTGTGAATGaaggtaaaataataaaaccatcaaAGCATTCAACTCGAACACAACACACCAATACACAGGCACACTTGGTAGAGGGCGGAAGAAATACCAACACTGCACCGTTTGCACGCAAGTTTGTGTTAAACAAACGGACACGTACGCGTACAACACGTGCGTGCGTGCGGACCGagttgagtgtgagtgtgtttgcGCGCGACAAGTTTGAGGAGGGAACACCACACGTGTCGGCTTGTGGTGAATATCAACCTTCAAAGGAGCAGATGAATTAGAAAAATATTATAGCAAATagtaaacttttcgaaaaaaaatccaacaaacaaaccaaccaacgaaattgaaaaatatcggccttttaagaaacttttaaagttaataatttttatcaaaaagaatACAAATTCATTAAAACTTTGACAGTCTCCGAAGTCCTTGTAAAAAATTCAccttggataatcgaatcttgatAAAGTAAAAAATCTTGGAACAGTTATGAACAAACATGTATCTCTTAACATAGGAAGGTTTACAACATAGAAACacttctcgggtgagttttcaaaaagccgtaagagccgcCGTGACCTCCGGCattaattttcctttttcttcaaattgaaacaacatttcatttgTTTAAGTTTAGGGcgattgaaggacgtgtagatgaacaatctcaagccaatgcaaaaagggctttgtttaccaatgggccttacgtctttttgaaaactaatccgagactTTATCAATAGATACCAAAACAAAACTAGTCAAAACTCTTCTTTTACCTCACTTtatttaggggagagtggggagacttgatccccttttttgtatcgcacataactctgttaatttctcttaaaactataaactttttgcataaattgaaagcttaaacattcatctatgtttggctaataagggtatttcatcagaagaactcttcgaatcatgccaagcgttttaaaaaaatattttaaaccgtcattttaaaaatgttaggggtaacttgatccccctttcaacattttgaagaaatcttaaacaaaatgtttcttattcattcaTACTTTTagttttctataagttacagcaatttcacataaaacctttacgtttgtgttcaaaatataacaagtttagtatgtaaaatatttaaaaacttgaaatattattttttagaccaaaattaagcatgtttacaaaagctggaaatttttgttcacaaaacatttgaaaaaaggttcaaactgcagtaagttatgtacaactatactaaaggaaactatgtatgaaaacccagcccaattaattaatcttgaggctgattccagtgactgtcaaaatgcagggatcaagtctctctaaacgcacttttttaaacaattgattgtaaaaatagtatgacgataaatttaacatcaaatgcgtaagggttttggagttgataagtttatcaaacaaatcatgtataaaaaatatttttttgaataatttttgagtattttctatatatatcaaaacaaagataaaaagatctcttggaagttttttgcagctcgttttagaaaaatgtgtgtaactcaatctaaacattttttaatttttttctttgttttctacaatgagttttagttaatttcgcacaactttctagaacaatgctaattgttttacccacatgctgacaagatacaggcttgggatcaagtgtccccgaggatcaagtctccccactctcccctacagaaATGTCATTTTCTGTCAGTTGTCAGCAAAAACTGAACGTCATTTAACAGTTTGTTTCAATagttgttcaaatgttcaaattatgtttaaccgagtttttgagtatatgggatttattcagaaataaaaaccgtatcaaaatataatttttacaagaattattagatttttaatattttttgtacaaaTATCACCCGTCTGCTCGGATTTAGCTTGAATTAAGCTGATTAAaccgttttttttgcattttttagatTGATAAGGGTATTactagatttttagaaaaaaatattatgtttccttaaccaaacatcaaccagttgcatggatataaaacatgttttatactcgAAATTGAACTAAAAATTACTGTGGCGAGCTTTTCATGAGTTTTAAACGATTTTAcaatataatttaaataattttataatttttattttgtatgaaatgGTCAAGGAATCAGCATTATTATAGAAGTCTTATCCTatctttttaaaacgttttacaaatactttgaattttgtttaaatagtttgGAATGGAAgcttctgtttgattttttctgttaaataacatttgacaagtttcctaaactgattaaaaagtttccaatacataataaaggaatttagaacaaaaaacttaaaaatagatatctcagaaatttaccgatgaaacatttcgctctaagaagcatttgaaagctgagaaaatttcctattagacacatttgacagtagcgatgactatttttgcctgaaatgtttgttctagaaaacacgccgtgggtGCCAtcacgggattgaaactcgtctgaaaaacctgtatcattttctcattcgaaacagtggcgccacgtggtggtagctgccctgtttattacgctgtgaaattatccatggtcaatccaaggaaccagaaggtgataacagaaatgtccgtccaaaaggggtgctgcaaaaaaacttattatttttaacaaattttcgaccaaatcagcaacgaattacaagtttgacagtccAACTACTGTTAAAAGtgggttttgttatttgtttttgcaaaactgcatatttttaacgaaagtgccaaaaatattcgtaatcaccttttgcctcttggtggcgttttgtgccattctagagcagaaaatgtgaaaaacaagcaaaaaaaaaatgaaaaagtgactttaaaaacatgaaaaaaatagatagacaAAAAGTAATGATAGgagatggtagaataggccaaatattaCCATAAACATAAACTaccatctcagcaaccagaggtccaatcttcaatgtctcttagacaagtTTATAGCCAATTTTCTGGACTTTTCAAAcaacatattttcagaaatggtcactttttttaaatcaaaaaactgcaattgtttcgctgaaatcaaactttcggtggctatatcttcaaaacgaggcactttatcaaaaatcagacttaccttttgacgggtgcgacaacggTTTGCTATGATACCGGTTTTTCAATGCGCACCATTTCTCGTCACGACCCAAAACCCGACACAACTCGGTAGCTTGATCGGTGCACCAAACCGAAATTTGGTGTGACGGCGGTGTGGATCGGGtacacaaaactgacatggtttcTGCGCCTACCACACGGGAGAAGTTTGGAACTCTTGATGCCTTGCAAGCCTACTGAACTCAACAGTTCTTAATGGTGTGGTTGTCAAAGGCAGTGCATTAGTATTTTAAAGGTTCTTGGTTCGAATCTCgacagttattattttattttttgaatgttttttatttgtttagaatagtTCGTTAGGAATAGAATTTCGAATTTtgtcatgaaatataaactttAACTTCTCGTGCATATAACCCTGAAATAGGCATTTGCACTTAAACCTGCCTGCATAATATGGAATGTTTtctctattccactacaaaaatccattcaattttttaactctttgactaaagcgtcgcaggttcgaagaagttacttaaaaaatgtatataatcagtaattttgacagcaaatattgaaaaaaaaatcctcaaaaatatttgtacccagGATTGAACCAGGAACCTCGTGGTAAAAAGACGGAGACAACAACCACCACGCCATCCCGAAGTTGTGAATGAAGGCTGGcaaacctcaatcaaaacaatgtcgccTCCGGTTTACTTGGATCAACCATATGTTGAGTTGCATCCTTCGTATACAGTTTGGGTGCACCGGTGGTGTACCAAGGTGCTTTCGGTACAGTTGCTATGGTGTGACAACAAACAGCTCGGTTTGGTTTCTAGAGTGACACGAAAACCGCACCACGGCGCACCAGATCTTGGTGTTCAGTGAAGCctgtcaaaaatcataaaaaattaagtaaaaaaattctatgcatgaaatttcgatttttttttctaaacatcacaattttttaccatacttctctatggcttaaaagttgcgggttttagtCATGAATCATATCAAATAAAGTGACGAATGACCtctctaggttaaagtcacgtttataaaataaacaacaacatatcaaataatctcgaaaataaaaaaaaaatacggattttgagaaattgagtttttgtaaaaataataataaaaaaatcggatttttttccttgtacctattttttctaaatattcctcatcgatacctacaactttgctgaagacaccaaattgatactgtatgaaaatattcacattagtggatttttgttttgcaaattttcagtttcaaatcatttttagccCACAGTTTTAAGTCTTCTGGCTTCCACTGCTATCGGCATCCAACTAAAAGATGACGTAATTTTTACTCTGTCCAATTCTCCACACACCGGCATTCGGCAATCATCGCCGCGCGCTCCTCGGCAAATCCCGCGACTCTCTCGGCCAGTGTGTCTCGTGGCACAATGTTCGCATTTTCAGTATATTGGTGGTGAGATGTTGATGAAAAGATTGCTGTTAGGTTGAAGGTATTTGTtgaatgcttgattttttttcataccgCCATGCAAACTGCATTATACACACTGCATGAAGACTGCAAGTGCCGGTCAAATGACGCAttgaatattaaataaaatctatctggaatgttttttttctccaccCAAATTGGTGGTTTTGTTAAAAGTTTGATCTTCGTTGGCTAACGTTACTGACAGGCGGCGGTTGGAATTTTTATAACACTTTGACTTCAAGGTTTGCCCTTCACCTTAACCGAGTGGTTAGTCAAAGTTTAAATTACACCGTTGAAGAATTACGACTCCAAACCCTCGAAGGTATCATGACGACAAACCCGATGGATGACGATCCTAGCTATTCAGTGGTTGTTCATGTTCAGCTATTCAACTCTTAATCATTTGAGCTTGTCGTTTCGCTAACAAACATGAGTCACTCGCACGGTCGTGAGATGGAAGTAAACGCGCGATCTTATTCATCTCGAATTCGCTGAAATAGGTCTACCTCTAATACACAAGCAAGTTGTCGAGATGTTGGCTCAATACTTTTGAAAAGAGTTTGTGAAatattagtttagtttagttttttttttccaatttctcaaattttattcaattaaaattaagtatgtatgtttaaagaattttgTTGGGGCATCTTAAGgtcgaaaaaacgaaaaaaatcatcGGTCAAATGGCAGTTGTTTAGGTACATTTTTGGCAAAagtgacctctcgaaaaatcaaccttttaaattatttttcgtaAATGTTCGAAAAGTACCTTAATGATTGAAAAGCTTTACTTTAAACAGTTAACATGTCAAGACGATTCTCTCGAACAAGTTTCATTGATGTTTGACTTGATTTTACCCTATGTTTGTATTTTAGCAtaatttttatcttaaaataaaataaactttgtggcttcggataatcgggtcTGCATTGTATACCCCATACATCACTAAAGCCTTGTTGTTATAACAACTCACATATAATAATATTTCTGATGAAATCAGTCAGTTTTCCACAAAACAAATTTCCTGAACTCAACTAGCACACAAAACATTTTCGCAGAATGTACCTGCTGCAATAGAATTGTGTTTGGGAAACTTTCAAGTCATTTTGCTTTCTTAGAAacatcaaatttataaaatttctggTCGATTATATCGAATAATAAACAAATTATCAGCGAatcattatcaaaaaaaatcttttgacgctcatcaagagaaaaaatcggaaggtaacttggctctcctctctcgcgcacgaaagatagtctcaaaaaatcatcatcttgattattcttCGGAACATGTTTTTCACTACCGCACTTACAgaagagatcctaaatagggagactggtcgaagtgaatttgacgtacccaaacagacacgagtttgacgtaccgtaaaacggggtgactttgatagccggggtgactttgataggtttgcgatttttccgcaaaatgaagagtacaattaaaatacgtaaggaatggttaagaaacatactgaccgtggtagagaagagtTCGAAGTATCTCaacaagaacttttcataaaattttgacaagtttaaaaagttagttaagtatagtaaagaaaatgttgatgaaagtcattattttacacttctcaaagtgtcatgatttcctcaatgaacatgatttttaatcggaaaatggaatgcattttcggattctttggacaattttccactaggagaaggttaaaaaagtttgttaataataaataatttgtgtttttgaaacacaatttaaaaaaatcaccaactttataggcaatttcagttgaacaaatttcatgtaaaatgtgaaaatctgtgattcgtgcttcaaattcagtataaaatgcaatataaatcgataattttataaacaaaacaagttttaacaaatttcagacaaaattccgactttttaacaattttacctaaaatttatatgtattttgctaaaaagcttatacacttagttaactaaatataaacattgattttttttttcttaaaactatatcagctactttagtgatggtacatttagcgtacaaataaagtttgaacatcttaattatgattttaacgagaaaaactataactatcaaagtcaccccggaattaaaactaaaaaattttaacgtaactatttttctaaacattattgaaaaaactttttttccgaaatagtgcatggactttgtgtggcctaccccagtacatgatttaaaaataataatcttgagaaaaaccttacctgttggaaaatattaaaaaaacaaattgaaatcctatcaaagtcaccccggtttacggtatccatacgagcatttgcctttacgcccagcaaaagttattagtgttgccaagctcaaaacatacattgccagatcgatttagccagcttagaccagtctccctatttagggtcttatttagggtctctaactTACAGGTGCAGCGTCACAAGCCGAAAAATTACCTGTCACTTagtgtagatgggcaatgtttgtaaacaaaacaaaatacactcaacccccggtgtttggtcactttttcgtttgacacttttttagtttgtaccccgttggttggtcaaagtcaaactaaaaagtgacgaactgtcactttttacacggcgctcacgcacactatcaaaacaaacaacacacacactaccaagtgtgaactccatgtaaaaggggtgtcaaactaaaaagtgaccccgttcgtttgacaacaaatggtgtcaaaccatcggggtttgagtgtaaataACTTTAAGCGGTGCTAACaaggaaaatcacaaaaaaatcttcaacttcAACAGATTGATTTTATTCGAGGTGTTCggaagcgattttcttttgcgtgatgaagaaagttcgcaagtgaaaattattttttgcgattattccgtCCCTGTCCGAAGGCCATGTGTTCCGATTCATCTATTtttaggaaggaaaaaaaaagaattctagCATGGCTAAATTTGCGTaaacattttatgattttaaaataaatacatttttttaatttccatgaTTTTCATTCCGGGCGATTTGTATGGCAGGTGCAGGACAAAGTTTCTAGTAGATTGTTTAAAACAAGCAGTTTTCAAAGTGATCGCGATTCACAATATAAAATatacataataaatatttgaaaatacgtctctagaaaaacgaagttgactttatagctgtcggccaccattgctagtaccaaccactagtgtcttcctttttatctacaaggacttcgccgccctgggctcctaagtgtatgaaagtatggcacggagcgacggcaccgaatacccatatttacacaaagaattttagagcgcccgccgcgggattcgaaccggcgacctctggattggagtccagtgcgcctccgattgatccacacgggcgggacaacaaCACTAGAATACGTCACTAGAATATgaatgtatttttgttttatttagacATATTCAAGGTACAATCGAAGAGACtccattgaaaatatgtttttcgttGTACCTTGCTATAGGAGAGAATAATGTCAACGTTCgttgtttattcgtcaagccTTTGTtgactactttaaaaaaattcttacatactagatattactgctgttgtacagattttttcgtagttccgaTTTAGACATGCCTCaatgtatgtactgtgaattttcattgTGAATGTGCACAATTTGGCTtagtgcacggagaaaaaagagttcccaaaatcgtgaacaagcgtttcatgaacttttttttcgtgttgcgagcttttttaaataatttgtcgtgcatgcagttattttgaaaagtagtGTATGTCTAAGAGTAGAGTAGTGTATCATTAATTCACCCACACAAGTCTtcaaacaattttggcagctgtcgttaccaaaatggtacgtaaatattcgaaaatatgttacttttgaaggaattttctgatcattttggtgtcttcgacatagttgtaggtattgatgaggaaaaaaaggcacacgaaaaaaaaatcttgccgatttttcaaataactttttttcacaaaaactaaatttctcgAAATCCTTATTTTTagatttacgattttttatatgttttaggggaccaaaacccgcaacttttgagccatacagAACTAAGGTCAAAAATATTGCcgtcgagttatgaattttagaaaaaaatatgattttggatttattttaattttttttgaatcaagactaacatttcaaaagggcgcaattttgaaatgatagtcttgctttaaaaatttaaaatgttagtcttgctttaaaaataaaaaaaaaacaaattttcggaATGTtcggaaaaaattacgaatgtttcattttttcacattgaaaatcgtaccattagttgctgagaatcGGCATCAGAAATGGAGGGTTAGAAACTTAGAATAcctacagagcggattcgttcaTTCGAATTTCGCTACTTAGAATGTCCGCAAATTCGAAagtattcgaattaaaaagcactcaaccGTCAAAACCAGTTATCCAAAggtcttggcaaaatttcacttcggataatcgaaacttcggaatcgaggcttcggataatcgaggcaaattttctgaacattaaaaaaaaatcgaagaactgtaaatattttgctaaatcaaattttcggtgactatatcttgaaaacgatgcactttatcaaaaaatctgtaaagtatttttcgtttgcaaattcaaatttacatttaaaaaaaattaagtcaaacaaatttatgtatgaaatttaattttttttttcaaaaaatcataacttgtcgGCAAATTTTTTGACTATACTTTTTATAGTTTCAAAAGTTGCTGATTTTGGtcacctaaaacatataaaaaaatctcgaaattaaaaaatacggattGTGGGAAAgctagttttgtgaaaaaaaaagtttattaaaaaatcggtaagatttttttccatgttttgAAAAGTCATCATCAACAACTTTGCGAAGATTCCTTCATAAGTTACAAATTTTCGcacatttacgtaccatttttgtaaaaattgattattttggtcAAGATTGAGccacataaaaaaactaaacaccgtttttttcaatgttgtagagcagaaaattataaaattttgatttttttttaacttaaaggcTTTGCATTAAGAGTCagcgatataaaaaaaaagtttcgaaaaagttactttttgcgttttttctttgtttcgtcgttcgtgtctggcctttattatatatttttttatatttttgtatttgtatctTGTTTCTGATTCAGTGTTTGTTTT
Coding sequences:
- the LOC120413971 gene encoding uncharacterized protein LOC120413971 gives rise to the protein MKTGSLLQLSIEPYDRESASNRATGSAKMSSIDWKRGATEVLLKLYKEHPILYNMRHPKYYNKGERQMALNTIIDLLEDHRPGTTTNDILKKIQTMRTQFGQEYGKVRRAQEKGGQYVPTVWWYTYLSFLRQHIRPRNGAAEIVEDDDNSYQQAEEEYETYETEVYEDDNDDSEIVYEIQSAQPGKDTKEDLLGKTKMVRKSHNVSASMTHNGPKEEIIFEITDANTVVAKRKHEVISAADLAAATPVKIIRTDVIAAPHPQTQTPAAPTSLPKHEPVGTPATTPANTSVEQVEPISVESDRARSLGNFVAAQINGIKDDYLFYSTQMDVLNVINKALLKQLHMDKEEKAGRKSSAVE